The region TTCTATCCATTCTTGGTTGTGGACGATCAATTTCTTCTTTAACAATGACTGGATTATCAGGTGCTGAGAAAAGATCTAATTTTTGAGGTAATGCCTTAAAATTAGCCATTTTATCTTTGATATCATTAATATCAAAATCATCATCTAATTCAACAAATACTGCTTCAGTATGTCCATCAATAACTGGAACCCTATGACATGAAGCACTTAATTTAAAATCGGCTTTAGAAACTGTTTCTCCATCATAATTACCTAAAAGATGTAATGTTTCACTTTCCATTTTTTCTTCTTCATTACCAATATATGGAACAAGATTATCAACAATAGCCATGGAAGGTACTCCATCATAACCTGCTCCAGACACTGCTTGCATTGTTGAGACTCTAATTGCATCAACATTAAAATTATCAACAATAGGTTTCAATGACAATGTTAAAGCAATAGTTGAACAATTAGGATTAGTAACAATGAATCCATCCCAATTATTTTCTTTTTGCTGAGCATCAATCATATCCAAATATTCTGGATTAACTTCAGGAATAACTAACGGAATATTTTTCTTCATCCTATGTGCACTTGCATTACTTGCAACTACATAATCTTGTGCAAACTCTTTTTCAACTTTAGCTGCAAATTCTGTTGGTAATGATGAAAATACAATATCAACATCATTATCCATTGCTTCAGCATCAGTTTCTTTAACAATAATATCTTTAACAGAGTTTGGCATTTCACTATCAAGATACCATGTAGTAGCATCTTCATATCTTTTACCTGCTGATCTTGAAGAAGCAGCTAGTGCAGTAATTTCAAAATCTGGATGATTATCGAGTAATTGGATAAATCTTTGACCAACCATTCCAGTTGCACCAAGTATACCAACATTTACCATAAAAACACCTATTCTAATCCTAAGACATCATTCATATTGCTAACAACACCCTCTTTAGCATCAGGAATATATCTAATAGCTCTAATTACACCTGCAATAAAAACTTCTCTAGTATGAGCTCTATGTGTGAATTCTATTCTTTCACCATCGCCAATGAACATTACAGTATGGTCTCCAACAATATCTCCACCACGAATAGCATGCACACCAATTTCTTCTTTAGTTCTTTTACCAACCATTCCTTTTCTTCCGAAAACACCTACTTCTTCAGGATTACGGTCAAGTTCATTAGCTATTACTTCAAATGCAGTCATTGCAGTTCCAGATGGAGCATCCTTTTTTTGATTATGATGTGCTTCGATAATTTCAATGTCAAAATCATTTAAAACTGAAGTTAATTTCTTTAAAGTATTGAAAAATACATTAACTCCAATAGACATGTTAGAAGATATAACTGCTTTAACATTATTTTCTTCCACATTTTTAATGTTTCCAGCCATTTGTTCGTCACTAAAACCAGTAGTTCCCACCACAACATTTACACCACAAGAAGTAGCTATTTTAATTGTTTCAACAGCTGCATGAGCTATAGTAAAATCAACTAAAACATCTGCTTTAGATTTTTTTAAAGTTTCTTCTAATTTTTCAGCACCAACAATATTAACACCCAATTCGCCAATACCTGCTTGAACACCTGCATCAACACCTTCTAAAGGAGTATTAGGTATTTCAATAGCTGCTACTACTTCCATGTCATCTTGCTGTGTTATTTTTTTAATAATTCCAGAGCCCATTCTTCCAGCTGCTCCAGTTACTGCTACTTTAATCATATTATAACCAACTTAAATTAAATCTGCTTCTTTTAAAGCTTTTTTGAGAATTTCAACATTTTCATTTTTCATATCTGCTAATGGTGCTCTAAGAGGTCCAGAAGGAAGACCCATTATATTCATTGCAGTTTTTGCAGGCACAGGATTACTTTCAATGAAAAGAGCTTTTATTAAATCAATCATTTCATAGTGAAGCTCTTGAGCCCTAGTAAAATCATCATTTAATATACTGTCAACCATTAAAACCATTCTTTTAGGATCTACATTAGCTGATGCACTAATCACACCAGTTCCTCCCAATGCCATGATTGGTAAAGTTAACCCATCTTCTCCAGAAAGAATATTGAAATCTTCTTCAAGTCCTTCTTTTGTAAGAGCTTTGTATATTCCAGATACTTTATCCACACTTCCACTAGCTTCTTTAACAGCATCAATATTATCAATTTTAGCTAATTCAACAATAGTTTCAACACTCATATCAATTCCAGTACGAGATGGAACATTATATGCAATAACTGGAATATCAGTTGCATCACTAATAGCTTGATAATGTTTAATCAATGCATGTTGCTGTGGTTTATTATAGTAAGGAGTAATTACTAAAGTTGCATCTGCACCTAATTCTTCAGCAGATTTATTTAACTCAATAGCTTCATGTGTAGAATTACTACCTGCCCCAGCAATTGTTTCAACTCTACCATCAACTTCATCAATTAAAATTTCAATTACTTGTTTATGTTCCTCATGAGTTAATGTTGCTGATTCACCAGAAGTTCCAGCACCAACCAACCCAGTTACACCATTATTAATTAAATAATTAATATTGGATCTAAATCCTTCTTCATCAATTTTTCCATCATCTGTAAATGGAGTTATCATTGCAACATATGTACCTTCAAAATTCATTGTAAAACCTCTTTAATTAATTCAAGCGCTTTTTCACCATCTTCCCAATCGACAAATAATACTACAGCAGTTTGAGATGAAGATATCTCAACAATATTAATATTGTTTTTTCTAAGTGGATTAGTAATATTAGAAATAATGCCAGGTTCATCAATAAACTCCGGACTAACTACAGTAATCATAGCTGTATCATCACCAAGAGATAATGAACTTAAAATATCATCATCAACCACCCAACTATGTAATAAATGATATGCTTTATCAGAATCTTTCTTTTCTACAAAAGTAGTTATAGAATTCTGTCCTGCTGAAATGCCAAATATATTAATCCCATCTTCTGCAAGGCATGAAGTTAAACTTGCTAAAAGACCTACTTTCTTGAGCATCTCTTCCCCAACAATAGCAATGACAGAAATAGGATTTTTGTATAAAGATACTGTCTTTAACATGTCTCCTTCAAAAGGACCAGTTATTTTTGTACCTTTAGCACTTAAATCACCATTATTGAAGTTGATAATTTTAGCACTTATTAGTGGGTCTTTATATTTTAAAGCATGTGGATGTAAAACTTGTGCTCCATGAGTTGCTAAATCCCTCATTTCTTCAACAGAAATTTCATCCAATAATTCTGCCTCTTCTATTTTATTAGGATCTGTTGACATTACTCCATCAACATCAGTAACAATAACTACATCATTAGCACCTAAACAATGCCCTAATAAAAATGCAGTTACATCACTGCCTCCTCTACCAATAGTAGTAATTTCACCACTAGGGCCTTTTCCTAAAAATCCACAAATAACTGGAATGATACCTTGACTTAAAAGATTTTTAATCCCTTCACATTTTTTATCAGTTGTTGCAAAATCAATTTTAGCATTAAGAGAATTAGAATCAGTTATTACAGGCCATTTATCATTATAAGGATCAATAAATTCAGCTTTAACACCTAAAGATTCAATAGTTGCAGCAAACAACCTAGAGCTAGTTAGTTCACCCATAGACATTATTTCTGCCTTTTGCCTATCGGTTAAACCCCCTCCAATAGCATCACTAGACAATTCAATTAGCTCATCAGTTGCATTATTAACTGCAGAAACAACAACAACTAATTGATTACCTTTCATATATTCATTAACTACAGACTGAGCTGCTTTTCTAATTCTAGAGCCATCACCTACCGATGTACCTCCAAATTTTGCTACTATTAAATCCATTAATATTCACCTATTTCTATAAAAAAATTTCTTTAAATTTTTGAATAAACAAAAATATCTAATTATTTATATGAATAAACACATTAATAAACTTTTAAAATAGATTACAAAAAGCTAAAATTAAAAAAAGTAGAATATCAAAATTGAACAAAATAAAAGTTAATAATAAAAAAATTAAAAAATATGAAAAAAGACTTATTCTTGAGTTTGTTCTAATCTTACAAGTCTTGTAACATATCCAGCGATTTTATTTCTTAAATGTTTAGTACTTACAGTAGAATATTCCATAACTAATTTTTTATTTTCATCAAAATCAGTAGTGAAAACACCTTTGTGAGT is a window of uncultured Methanobrevibacter sp. DNA encoding:
- a CDS encoding aspartate kinase; translated protein: MDLIVAKFGGTSVGDGSRIRKAAQSVVNEYMKGNQLVVVVSAVNNATDELIELSSDAIGGGLTDRQKAEIMSMGELTSSRLFAATIESLGVKAEFIDPYNDKWPVITDSNSLNAKIDFATTDKKCEGIKNLLSQGIIPVICGFLGKGPSGEITTIGRGGSDVTAFLLGHCLGANDVVIVTDVDGVMSTDPNKIEEAELLDEISVEEMRDLATHGAQVLHPHALKYKDPLISAKIINFNNGDLSAKGTKITGPFEGDMLKTVSLYKNPISVIAIVGEEMLKKVGLLASLTSCLAEDGINIFGISAGQNSITTFVEKKDSDKAYHLLHSWVVDDDILSSLSLGDDTAMITVVSPEFIDEPGIISNITNPLRKNNINIVEISSSQTAVVLFVDWEDGEKALELIKEVLQ
- the dapA gene encoding 4-hydroxy-tetrahydrodipicolinate synthase; translated protein: MNFEGTYVAMITPFTDDGKIDEEGFRSNINYLINNGVTGLVGAGTSGESATLTHEEHKQVIEILIDEVDGRVETIAGAGSNSTHEAIELNKSAEELGADATLVITPYYNKPQQHALIKHYQAISDATDIPVIAYNVPSRTGIDMSVETIVELAKIDNIDAVKEASGSVDKVSGIYKALTKEGLEEDFNILSGEDGLTLPIMALGGTGVISASANVDPKRMVLMVDSILNDDFTRAQELHYEMIDLIKALFIESNPVPAKTAMNIMGLPSGPLRAPLADMKNENVEILKKALKEADLI
- the dapB gene encoding 4-hydroxy-tetrahydrodipicolinate reductase, with protein sequence MIKVAVTGAAGRMGSGIIKKITQQDDMEVVAAIEIPNTPLEGVDAGVQAGIGELGVNIVGAEKLEETLKKSKADVLVDFTIAHAAVETIKIATSCGVNVVVGTTGFSDEQMAGNIKNVEENNVKAVISSNMSIGVNVFFNTLKKLTSVLNDFDIEIIEAHHNQKKDAPSGTAMTAFEVIANELDRNPEEVGVFGRKGMVGKRTKEEIGVHAIRGGDIVGDHTVMFIGDGERIEFTHRAHTREVFIAGVIRAIRYIPDAKEGVVSNMNDVLGLE
- a CDS encoding 30S ribosomal protein S17e, translating into MGNIRTSFVKRLAKELIETHKGVFTTDFDENKKLVMEYSTVSTKHLRNKIAGYVTRLVRLEQTQE
- the asd gene encoding aspartate-semialdehyde dehydrogenase, with protein sequence MVNVGILGATGMVGQRFIQLLDNHPDFEITALAASSRSAGKRYEDATTWYLDSEMPNSVKDIIVKETDAEAMDNDVDIVFSSLPTEFAAKVEKEFAQDYVVASNASAHRMKKNIPLVIPEVNPEYLDMIDAQQKENNWDGFIVTNPNCSTIALTLSLKPIVDNFNVDAIRVSTMQAVSGAGYDGVPSMAIVDNLVPYIGNEEEKMESETLHLLGNYDGETVSKADFKLSASCHRVPVIDGHTEAVFVELDDDFDINDIKDKMANFKALPQKLDLFSAPDNPVIVKEEIDRPQPRMDRNAGNGMSVSVGRLRKDQAFDNSFKYVLVGHNTIRGAAGASVLNAELINERIL